One Pseudorhodoplanes sinuspersici DNA segment encodes these proteins:
- a CDS encoding DUF2958 domain-containing protein, giving the protein MILLTPELRERLLANGRRRGLDHVPVVKFFNPLGIGTWLATELDEGGDTMFGLADLGCPELGLFSLAEMQALELPLGMGIERDILFEGEFPLSVYTHAARTVGRIVIDERSLRAAAAALQREAR; this is encoded by the coding sequence ATGATCCTCCTGACACCGGAGCTGCGCGAGCGCCTGCTCGCGAATGGCCGCCGCCGCGGTCTCGACCATGTGCCAGTGGTAAAATTCTTCAACCCGCTCGGCATCGGCACCTGGCTCGCGACCGAACTCGATGAGGGTGGCGATACGATGTTCGGCCTCGCCGACCTCGGATGTCCAGAGCTTGGATTGTTCAGCCTTGCTGAGATGCAAGCACTGGAGCTTCCGCTCGGCATGGGCATCGAGCGCGACATCCTGTTCGAAGGCGAATTCCCGCTCTCCGTCTATACGCACGCCGCGCGCACGGTCGGTCGTATCGTCATCGACGAACGCTCGCTGCGCGCCGCGGCCGCTGCCCTGCAACGGGAGGCGCGGTGA
- a CDS encoding ParB/RepB/Spo0J family partition protein has protein sequence MAKAVQKIKLSRSRDIPFSKLVLTQTNVRRVKAGISIEDLAEDIARRTLLQSLNVRAILDADGNETGMFEVPAGGRRYRALELLIKQKRLAKNEPIPCVVSEVGDKISAEEDSLAENVHRVALHPLDQFRAFQTLREQGQSEEDIAARFFVSVNVVQQRLRLASASSSLLDVYADDGMTLEQLMAFTVTSDHARQEQVWDNVSKSGYDEPYQIRRMLTESTVRASDKRVQFVGIAAYEAAGGAVLRDLFEHDDGGWLQDVPLLDRLVTEKLKAEAETIAVEGWKWIEVAVSFPYNHDYGLRQLDGTPADITAEEQATIDALQAEQAKLEAEYQDADELPDDVDIRLGQIEEALSAFDERPPIYDPAEIARAGAFVSIDSDGTLLVERGFVRPEDEAPVDQTDGEGKQASPDADGTDPGMPSVRRTVITVGGDQPDAEDDEDDGIKPLPDRLVMELTAHRTLALRDAVASNPHVAMTALLHKLCVDAFHNGYAPGCMEAAVRQVHLPVQAPGLKDSASAKAVDERHEAWKADMPKDDDTLWNWLATLDEASRSMLLAHCVSYGVNALFEKVDRYGGNGMSSHGLRRRLDQADRLARAVNLDMVEAGWRPTVDSYFGRVTKSRILEAVREAKGESSAQLIDHLKKAEMAKEAERLLDGTGWLPEPLRLAETASAPDGSDTTGEPLPEFLADDEDEGGDTGDDEQPHAVAAE, from the coding sequence ATGGCAAAAGCCGTTCAGAAGATCAAACTCTCACGCTCGCGCGACATTCCCTTCAGCAAGCTCGTCTTGACGCAAACCAACGTCCGCCGCGTCAAGGCCGGCATCTCGATCGAAGATCTCGCCGAGGACATCGCGCGGCGGACTCTGCTGCAGAGTCTTAACGTCCGCGCCATCCTCGATGCCGACGGCAACGAAACCGGCATGTTCGAAGTCCCGGCCGGCGGACGCCGCTATCGCGCACTGGAATTGCTGATCAAGCAGAAGCGCTTGGCCAAGAATGAACCGATTCCGTGCGTCGTGAGTGAAGTCGGCGACAAGATATCGGCCGAGGAGGACTCGCTCGCGGAGAACGTACATCGCGTTGCGCTTCATCCGCTCGACCAGTTCCGCGCCTTTCAGACCTTGCGCGAGCAAGGCCAATCCGAGGAAGACATCGCGGCCAGGTTCTTCGTCTCCGTCAATGTCGTGCAGCAGCGGCTTCGGCTCGCATCGGCCTCGTCGAGCCTGCTCGACGTCTATGCCGACGATGGCATGACGCTCGAGCAGTTGATGGCGTTCACCGTCACCAGCGATCACGCCCGGCAGGAGCAGGTGTGGGACAACGTCAGCAAGTCGGGTTACGACGAGCCGTACCAGATCCGGCGCATGCTGACCGAAAGCACGGTCCGTGCCTCCGACAAGCGCGTGCAGTTCGTCGGCATAGCGGCTTATGAAGCCGCCGGCGGCGCCGTTCTGCGCGACCTGTTCGAGCACGACGACGGCGGCTGGCTGCAGGACGTTCCGCTGCTCGACCGCCTCGTCACCGAGAAGCTGAAGGCCGAAGCCGAGACGATCGCGGTCGAGGGCTGGAAGTGGATCGAGGTCGCCGTCAGCTTCCCGTACAATCACGATTACGGTCTGCGGCAGCTCGACGGCACGCCCGCCGACATCACGGCCGAAGAGCAGGCGACGATCGACGCTTTGCAGGCCGAACAGGCGAAGCTCGAGGCGGAATATCAGGATGCCGACGAACTGCCGGACGACGTCGACATCCGTCTCGGCCAGATCGAGGAGGCGCTCTCCGCGTTCGATGAGCGACCGCCCATCTATGATCCGGCCGAGATCGCCCGCGCCGGTGCCTTCGTCAGCATCGACAGCGACGGCACTCTCCTGGTCGAGCGCGGCTTCGTCCGGCCGGAGGATGAGGCGCCGGTCGATCAGACGGACGGGGAAGGTAAACAGGCATCGCCCGATGCCGACGGAACTGATCCCGGCATGCCATCCGTGCGCCGGACCGTCATCACGGTCGGCGGAGATCAGCCTGACGCGGAGGATGACGAGGACGACGGTATCAAGCCGTTGCCCGACCGTCTCGTCATGGAGCTGACGGCGCATCGCACGCTCGCGCTGCGGGATGCGGTTGCGAGCAATCCGCACGTCGCGATGACTGCGCTCCTGCACAAGCTCTGCGTCGATGCTTTCCACAACGGCTATGCGCCTGGGTGCATGGAGGCGGCAGTCCGGCAGGTCCATCTGCCGGTTCAGGCGCCGGGTTTGAAGGATAGCGCATCGGCGAAGGCCGTCGACGAGCGGCACGAGGCCTGGAAGGCCGACATGCCCAAGGATGACGATACGCTGTGGAACTGGCTCGCTACGCTGGACGAGGCCAGCCGCTCCATGCTGCTAGCGCATTGCGTCTCCTACGGCGTGAACGCCCTGTTCGAGAAGGTCGATCGGTATGGCGGCAATGGCATGTCGTCGCACGGCCTGCGCCGCCGGCTCGACCAGGCCGACCGTCTGGCCCGGGCCGTCAATCTCGACATGGTGGAAGCCGGTTGGCGGCCGACGGTCGACAGCTATTTCGGCCGCGTCACCAAGAGCCGCATCCTTGAAGCCGTGCGTGAGGCGAAGGGCGAATCGTCCGCGCAGCTCATCGACCATCTCAAGAAGGCCGAGATGGCCAAGGAGGCCGAGCGACTGCTTGATGGCACCGGCTGGTTGCCCGAGCCGCTGCGTCTCGCCGAGACCGCTTCGGCGCCCGACGGCTCCGACACCACCGGGGAGCCACTCCCCGAATTCCTCGCCGATGACGAGGACGAAGGCGGCGATACTGGCGACGACGAGCAGCCGCACGCCGTCGCGGCCGAATGA
- a CDS encoding ArdC family protein: MSRHAARARVGESRASLYDEITGKIIAELEAGRVPWVQPWGTAAAKAPLAMPKNASTGRQYSGVNVLILWGTVIEHGFTGQSWLTFRQALSLGGHVRKGERGTTVVYADRFIPDDEKKRAAETGENAQAIPFLKRFTVFNTDQCDDLPDEIATVAPPPLPGMIEPRVEALIKATGIDFRIGGNRAFYKPSEDYVQVPPPAAYFEPIDWHRTALHELGHASGHHSRLNRDMSGAHGSKKYAFEELIAELCAAFSCALLGIVPTVRHADYIGSWLDVLREDNRAVVRAASQASKAADFILGFVPQDQVSSQTTVHTIEGRAA; encoded by the coding sequence GGGCGCGCGTCGGCGAGAGCCGGGCGAGCCTCTATGACGAAATCACCGGCAAGATCATCGCCGAGCTGGAAGCCGGGCGCGTGCCCTGGGTCCAGCCCTGGGGGACGGCGGCGGCGAAGGCGCCGCTCGCCATGCCCAAGAACGCTTCGACCGGGCGCCAGTACAGCGGCGTCAACGTCCTCATTCTTTGGGGCACGGTAATCGAGCACGGATTCACCGGCCAGAGCTGGCTGACCTTCCGCCAGGCGCTGTCGCTTGGCGGGCATGTCCGCAAGGGCGAGCGCGGCACGACCGTCGTCTATGCCGACCGCTTCATCCCCGATGATGAAAAGAAGCGCGCGGCCGAGACCGGCGAGAATGCGCAGGCCATTCCGTTCCTGAAGCGCTTCACGGTCTTCAACACGGATCAGTGCGACGACCTGCCCGACGAGATCGCAACCGTCGCGCCGCCGCCACTGCCCGGCATGATCGAGCCGCGGGTGGAAGCGCTGATCAAGGCAACCGGCATCGACTTCCGGATCGGCGGCAACCGCGCCTTCTATAAGCCCTCGGAAGACTATGTGCAGGTGCCACCGCCGGCGGCTTACTTCGAGCCAATCGATTGGCACCGCACGGCGCTGCACGAGCTTGGGCACGCCAGCGGTCATCACTCTCGCCTCAACCGGGATATGTCCGGCGCGCACGGCTCGAAGAAATACGCCTTCGAGGAACTGATCGCCGAACTTTGCGCTGCATTCTCCTGTGCGTTGCTCGGAATCGTGCCGACCGTACGGCACGCCGACTATATCGGCTCGTGGTTGGACGTGCTTCGCGAAGATAATAGAGCCGTCGTGCGCGCTGCCTCGCAAGCGAGCAAGGCTGCGGACTTCATCCTCGGCTTCGTGCCCCAAGACCAGGTCTCGAGCCAAACTACGGTTCACACTATCGAAGGGAGGGCGGCATGA